In Schistocerca serialis cubense isolate TAMUIC-IGC-003099 chromosome 8, iqSchSeri2.2, whole genome shotgun sequence, one genomic interval encodes:
- the LOC126416952 gene encoding transcription factor Adf-1-like: MDVERLIEEVRKFPVLYDQGSENYRNIEYKDRVWKTIATDLQAKGGIEECKKKWASVRDQLRKTLQKRKTVSGQAAVHQHKYKYEDLLTFLLPYMVERETVSSVPYTQDNNEHKQESNTDSQEEQSIVENEKVSTQEDIADEEWIIKTQDSETENLIERTRHSQTPSAHSSVTSKKNTFIKPPLKRKFQREVKPQESASSQLMAYILAEKKLKNREIHKTQLMLFWLI; the protein is encoded by the exons atggatgtggaacgactaatagaggaagttcgtaagtttcctgttctttacgatcagggaagtgaaaattacaggaatatcgagtacaaagacagagtttggaagacaattgcaacagatctacaagccaaag gtggaatagaggaatgcaaaaaaaaatgggcatctgttcgtgaccaactaaggaagaccttgcagaaaaggaaaactgtttcaggacaagctgctgttcatcaacataaatacaagtatgaagatctcttaacgttcctgctaccttacatggtagaacgagaaacagtttccagtgttccttacacgcaagacaataatgagcataaacaagaatcaaatacagattcccaagaggagcagtcgattgttgaaaacgaaaaagtgtctacacaagaagacattgcagatgaagaatggatcattaaaacccaggacagtgaaacagagaatttgatagagcgcactcggcattcccagacgccctcagctcattcgtccgtcacttcaaagaagaacacgtttatcaaaccaccactgaaacgaaaatttcagcgtgaggttaaaccacaagaatctgcatcaagccagctcatggcttacattttggcagaaaaaaagctgaaaaacagagaGATACACAAAACCCAGTTGATGCTTTTTTGGCTGATATAG